The genomic interval TATCTCGCCGAACTGGCCCGGGATTCCCGGCTGCGTACCAAGACCATCGCGCACGGTCGCGACATCGTGCTCGGCATGGCCCGCTGCCGGGTGCCGATCGTGACTGCCGTCAACGGCCCGGCCGTCGGACTGGGGTGCAGTCTGGTGGCGCTGAGCGATATCGTCTACATCGCGGAGTCCGCCTATCTGAAGGATCCGCACGTGCAGGTCGGTCTGGTCGCGGCCGACGGCGGGCCACTCACCTGGCCGCTGCACACCAGCCTGCTGCTGGCCAAGGAGTACGCGCTCACCGGCGCGCGGATACCGGCCGAGCGGGCGCGCGAGATGGGCTTGGTCAATCACGTGGTGGCCGATCCGATGTCGGAGGCGCTGGCCTGTGCCAAACGCATGCTGGGCCTGCCGCAGCAGGCGGTCGAGAGCACCAAGCGGCTGCTGAATCTGCACTTGGAACGCGCGGTGCTGGCGGCTCTCGACTACGCGACCACCGCCGAGGAGATCTCCTTCCAGCATCCGGACTTCCACGCCATCATCGAGCAGCTGGCCGCCAAGCGGTGAAACACCTGTGGCCCCGGGCAGCCGGGGCCACAAGCGTTGGCGCGCAGCCTATTTCGGCGGGAACCGCAGTGCGCCGTCGAGCCGGATGACCTCGCCGTTGAGATAGTCGTTCTCCACGATCGACTGCACCAGTTGCCCGTACTCGGGCGAGCGTCCCATCCGGCGCGGATGGGGAACCTGCTTGCTCCAATGAACTTCCAGCTGCTCTGCCGCTTTGCCGTA from Nocardia goodfellowii carries:
- a CDS encoding enoyl-CoA hydratase/isomerase family protein, whose product is MYDLPAEITVEADGALRVITLNRPDALNAVNDALHTGLAKLWPQLSDDRDARAAVLTGSGTAFSAGGDFNYLAELARDSRLRTKTIAHGRDIVLGMARCRVPIVTAVNGPAVGLGCSLVALSDIVYIAESAYLKDPHVQVGLVAADGGPLTWPLHTSLLLAKEYALTGARIPAERAREMGLVNHVVADPMSEALACAKRMLGLPQQAVESTKRLLNLHLERAVLAALDYATTAEEISFQHPDFHAIIEQLAAKR